Proteins co-encoded in one bacterium genomic window:
- a CDS encoding GMC family oxidoreductase, with amino-acid sequence MLTDAERRTLRALCDAMVPALAGAEDPHGFLARRGSDLGLPALIEEGLAEAPEHLRAQFRQLLRVMGSRAANLMLAARPRGVAEMSASAAEAYLRSWGTSRLPLRRAAFQALKQVITFLFYASHPLGESNPNWPTLGFSGHPHVSPGAAPRITPLAVTSDVNLDTDVCVIGSGAGGSVAAAELSRAGRRVLIVERGGYYDQGDYNGDEYEMLRRLSLGKGLFGTADNAFGLLAATCLGGSTVVNWCTSLRPPGDVLEEWEREHGIDGASGTEFHAAIDAVERRLNVNTLESNHNPNNQVLADGARALGYRLETIPRNVRGCDDCGPCVYGCARGAKQDALVTHIRDACEAGARVLVRCRAERVLARSGEVTGVEAVATDPASGRQHRVTIRCRTVVVAGGAIFSPALLLRSGLGNAMVGRGLRLHPVTACLGVYPHPIRIWSGAAQTATCTEFTRVRGMHGFWIEASPGHPGLSAMALPWVGGEEHKRQMARLEHTAALIVLVRDSGSGRVDLTPDGNPLVRYALNAQDRSLMLRGLEEMGKIHMAAGALEVSSLHTRGVRVRRDEPGAAARFADGVRREGIRPNALALFSAHLMGGLPMGADPRRAAVDPSGGLYGVRNLFAADASLFPSAPGVNPMIAIMAMAYRVAQRIASAG; translated from the coding sequence ATGCTGACCGACGCTGAACGCCGCACCCTGCGCGCGCTGTGCGACGCCATGGTGCCGGCCCTCGCCGGGGCCGAAGACCCCCACGGATTCCTGGCGCGTCGCGGATCAGACCTCGGCCTGCCGGCGCTGATCGAGGAAGGACTGGCCGAAGCGCCGGAGCACCTGCGCGCGCAGTTTCGGCAACTCCTCAGGGTGATGGGAAGCCGTGCCGCGAACCTGATGCTGGCCGCCAGGCCACGGGGCGTGGCAGAGATGTCTGCCTCCGCGGCAGAGGCCTATCTCAGGTCGTGGGGCACCAGCCGTCTGCCGCTTCGGCGCGCGGCCTTCCAGGCCCTCAAGCAGGTCATCACCTTCCTGTTCTACGCCTCTCATCCGCTCGGAGAATCCAACCCCAACTGGCCCACCCTCGGGTTTTCCGGCCATCCTCACGTGTCGCCGGGCGCGGCCCCGCGCATCACGCCGTTGGCCGTAACCTCGGATGTCAACCTGGACACCGATGTCTGCGTAATTGGATCGGGCGCCGGCGGAAGCGTGGCCGCGGCCGAGCTGAGCCGGGCAGGTCGCCGGGTGCTGATCGTCGAGCGCGGAGGGTACTACGACCAGGGCGACTACAACGGTGACGAGTACGAGATGCTCCGGCGGCTCTCGCTGGGCAAAGGGTTGTTCGGCACCGCTGACAACGCCTTCGGGCTGCTCGCGGCGACGTGCCTGGGCGGCAGCACAGTTGTCAACTGGTGCACGAGCCTGCGGCCTCCAGGCGACGTGCTTGAAGAGTGGGAGCGCGAGCACGGGATTGACGGCGCCTCGGGCACTGAGTTCCACGCGGCGATAGACGCCGTGGAGCGTCGGTTGAACGTGAACACCCTGGAGAGCAACCACAATCCCAACAACCAGGTCCTGGCGGACGGCGCCCGGGCACTGGGATACCGTCTCGAGACGATCCCGCGCAACGTGCGGGGGTGCGATGACTGCGGCCCGTGCGTGTACGGCTGCGCGCGGGGCGCCAAGCAGGACGCGCTCGTCACACACATCAGGGATGCCTGCGAGGCAGGTGCCCGGGTGCTGGTCCGCTGCCGCGCGGAGCGCGTACTCGCCCGCTCCGGCGAGGTGACCGGGGTAGAGGCGGTCGCGACCGATCCAGCGTCTGGGAGGCAGCACCGCGTAACGATCCGCTGCAGGACCGTGGTGGTGGCCGGCGGCGCCATCTTCTCACCGGCGCTACTGCTGCGCTCAGGGCTCGGCAACGCGATGGTGGGCCGCGGGCTTCGGCTGCATCCGGTGACCGCCTGCCTGGGCGTCTACCCTCATCCGATCAGGATCTGGTCCGGAGCCGCCCAAACGGCCACCTGTACCGAGTTCACCAGGGTACGCGGGATGCACGGGTTCTGGATCGAGGCATCCCCTGGTCATCCCGGGCTGTCGGCGATGGCCCTACCCTGGGTCGGCGGGGAAGAGCACAAGCGTCAGATGGCGCGCCTGGAGCACACCGCCGCGCTGATCGTGCTCGTGCGCGACAGCGGCAGCGGCAGAGTTGACCTCACCCCCGACGGAAATCCCCTGGTGCGCTACGCGCTGAACGCGCAGGACAGGTCGCTGATGCTGCGGGGGCTGGAAGAGATGGGCAAGATCCACATGGCCGCCGGCGCACTGGAGGTGTCCAGCCTGCACACGCGGGGCGTGCGCGTGCGCAGGGACGAACCCGGCGCCGCGGCCCGCTTCGCTGATGGAGTCCGGCGCGAGGGAATCCGTCCGAACGCGCTCGCGCTGTTCAGCGCGCACCTAATGGGCGGCCTGCCGATGGGTGCGGATCCGCGCCGCGCGGCCGTGGATCCCTCAGGAGGACTTTACGGAGTGCGCAACCTGTTCGCGGCCGACGCGAGCCTCTTTCCCTCCGCGCCCGGCGTGAACCCGATGATTGCCATCATGGCGATGGCCTACCGTGTGGCGCAGCGGATCGCATCCGCCGGATAG
- a CDS encoding metallopeptidase family protein: protein MIRISRKRFEQLVADALRGIPPDLRGALDNIEVTVDDWPTEEHLADAGMEPDDVLFGLYHGTPLPDRSPMLPYTLPDVITIFQGPLEEECDTEDEIREEIRRTVVHEIAHYFGFDEERLAELGYG from the coding sequence ATGATCCGCATCAGCCGGAAGCGATTCGAGCAACTCGTGGCCGACGCCCTGCGCGGCATTCCCCCGGATCTGCGCGGCGCCCTGGACAACATCGAGGTCACGGTGGACGACTGGCCGACCGAGGAGCATCTCGCCGACGCCGGGATGGAGCCGGACGACGTGCTGTTCGGTCTCTACCACGGCACGCCGCTTCCCGATCGGAGTCCCATGCTGCCCTACACCCTGCCCGACGTTATCACCATCTTCCAGGGGCCGCTCGAGGAAGAGTGCGATACCGAGGACGAGATCCGCGAGGAGATCCGGCGCACGGTCGTGCACGAAATCGCGCACTACTTCGGGTTCGACGAGGAGCGGCTGGCCGAGCTGGGCTACGGCTGA
- a CDS encoding ribbon-helix-helix protein, CopG family, producing MTTRAGRLEVRLPDATRRLLREEARRRGFSVSELVRQGIEMVIREDRAARLKAAATLFAVGAPVADWETMEDEIERAHGADNR from the coding sequence ATGACAACCCGCGCAGGACGTCTGGAAGTCCGACTCCCTGATGCCACGCGCCGGCTGCTGCGCGAGGAGGCGCGCCGCCGCGGCTTCTCGGTGTCCGAACTGGTGCGGCAGGGCATCGAGATGGTCATCCGCGAGGACCGCGCAGCCCGTCTCAAGGCCGCCGCGACACTGTTCGCCGTCGGGGCACCGGTCGCCGATTGGGAAACCATGGAGGACGAGATCGAGCGCGCGCACGGGGCGGACAACCGGTGA
- a CDS encoding type II toxin-antitoxin system VapC family toxin, protein MSPVFLDTNVPMYAAGTDHPLRSPCQRVVRAAAEGTLDAVTDAEVFQEILYRYWAIGQRQAGLAVFDSFHRIMLGKILPVEQADIEQARALLAQHAALSPRDAIHLAVMVTRGIREIISADLDFDAVPGVRRIDPATFG, encoded by the coding sequence GTGAGCCCCGTATTCCTGGATACCAACGTGCCCATGTATGCCGCCGGCACCGACCACCCCCTCCGCAGCCCGTGTCAGCGGGTGGTGCGGGCGGCCGCCGAAGGCACGCTGGACGCCGTCACCGACGCCGAGGTGTTCCAGGAGATTCTCTACCGGTACTGGGCAATCGGGCAGCGGCAGGCAGGCCTGGCGGTCTTCGACAGCTTCCACCGCATCATGCTCGGCAAGATCCTCCCGGTCGAGCAGGCCGACATCGAGCAGGCCCGAGCCCTGCTCGCGCAGCACGCCGCGCTCAGCCCGCGGGACGCCATCCATCTGGCCGTAATGGTCACGCGGGGAATCCGCGAGATCATCAGCGCCGATCTGGATTTCGACGCCGTCCCCGGCGTGCGGCGCATTGACCCCGCGACGTTCGGATGA
- a CDS encoding zinc ribbon domain-containing protein, with the protein MPIYEYVCNQCGQRFERLVWSSTPADEIVCPSCGESNARKVMSTFGVGRSAGGGSAIGSSCPVATPGCDTGGG; encoded by the coding sequence ATGCCGATCTATGAGTACGTGTGCAACCAGTGTGGCCAAAGGTTCGAACGGCTCGTCTGGAGCAGCACGCCCGCGGACGAGATCGTGTGTCCGTCCTGCGGTGAGAGCAACGCGCGTAAGGTGATGTCCACCTTCGGCGTCGGTCGCTCGGCCGGCGGCGGCAGCGCGATCGGTTCGTCCTGCCCGGTGGCCACGCCGGGGTGCGACACAGGCGGCGGCTGA
- the glpK gene encoding glycerol kinase GlpK, translating into MNEYLAAVDQGTTGTRCILFNLSGCAVAAAYREHRQIYPQPGWVEHDALEIWARTQEVVREAVAAAPRGRILAVGITNQRETVVAWDARTGRPVHNAIVWQDTRTEPDCRALIAAGWDDDVRARTGLPISTYFSATKIRWLMANVPEARDLAAAGHLRLGTVDTWVIWNLTGGPLGGAHVTDPTNASRTLLCGLDDLSWDPVLLGRFGIPDGVLAAIRPSAAAEPYGRTLADGPFGEVIPVCGDLGDQQAALVGQACFAPGEAKNTYGTGSFLLQHAGAAPVRSTRGLLGTAAYDLGAARAGGRAYALEGSVAITGAAVQWLRDNLGLISSAAETEAIAAQVPDAGGIYFVPAFSGLFAPHWDMSARGAIVGLTRFVTKAHLVRATLEAICFQSREVLDAMVADSGHAVSVLKVDGGATGNDLLMQLQADILGVPVVRPAVRETTALGAAYAAGLAAGAFTSTEELRALWKAERTFEPTWDEDRRESALRGWKRAVERTRGWIEP; encoded by the coding sequence ATGAACGAGTACCTTGCCGCGGTTGATCAGGGTACCACCGGCACACGCTGCATCCTCTTCAACCTGAGCGGTTGCGCGGTCGCCGCAGCCTATAGAGAGCACCGGCAGATCTATCCGCAGCCCGGCTGGGTAGAGCACGATGCGCTGGAGATATGGGCGCGCACGCAGGAGGTGGTGCGCGAGGCGGTCGCCGCAGCGCCGCGCGGGCGTATCCTGGCGGTGGGGATCACGAACCAGCGCGAGACAGTGGTTGCATGGGACGCGCGCACCGGCCGTCCTGTCCACAACGCGATCGTCTGGCAGGACACCCGGACAGAGCCCGACTGCCGAGCGCTGATCGCTGCCGGGTGGGATGACGACGTGCGTGCCCGCACCGGGCTGCCCATCAGCACGTACTTCTCGGCGACGAAGATCCGATGGCTGATGGCGAACGTGCCCGAGGCGCGGGATCTGGCCGCGGCAGGGCATCTCCGCCTCGGTACGGTTGATACCTGGGTGATCTGGAACCTGACCGGCGGCCCGTTGGGAGGCGCGCACGTGACCGATCCCACCAACGCCTCTCGCACGCTATTGTGCGGCCTCGACGATCTGAGTTGGGATCCGGTGCTCCTGGGCCGCTTCGGTATCCCCGATGGCGTCCTGGCCGCGATCCGGCCCTCTGCCGCGGCCGAGCCCTACGGCCGCACACTTGCCGATGGGCCGTTCGGCGAGGTGATCCCGGTGTGCGGCGACCTGGGCGATCAACAGGCCGCGCTGGTTGGACAGGCGTGCTTCGCGCCCGGCGAGGCCAAGAACACCTACGGGACCGGCTCGTTCCTGCTCCAGCACGCGGGCGCGGCGCCGGTGCGCAGCACGCGCGGGCTGCTCGGCACCGCCGCGTACGATTTGGGCGCGGCCCGGGCGGGCGGACGGGCCTACGCGCTGGAGGGATCGGTGGCGATCACCGGTGCGGCGGTCCAGTGGCTGCGCGACAACCTGGGCCTGATCTCAAGCGCTGCTGAGACCGAGGCGATCGCGGCGCAGGTTCCAGACGCCGGCGGGATCTACTTCGTTCCGGCGTTCTCCGGCCTATTCGCGCCGCACTGGGACATGAGCGCGCGCGGCGCGATCGTCGGGCTGACGCGCTTCGTGACGAAGGCGCACCTGGTGCGCGCGACGCTGGAGGCGATCTGCTTCCAGAGTCGCGAGGTGCTCGACGCGATGGTCGCGGACAGCGGGCATGCGGTGAGCGTGCTGAAGGTGGACGGCGGGGCGACCGGCAACGACCTGCTCATGCAGCTCCAGGCGGACATCCTGGGCGTGCCGGTGGTGCGTCCCGCGGTGCGCGAGACGACGGCGCTCGGGGCGGCCTACGCCGCGGGCCTTGCCGCGGGCGCGTTTACATCCACTGAAGAACTGCGCGCCCTCTGGAAGGCGGAGCGGACGTTCGAGCCGACCTGGGACGAAGACCGCCGCGAGTCGGCGCTGCGCGGGTGGAAGCGCGCCGTGGAGCGCACCAGGGGGTGGATCGAACCGTAG
- a CDS encoding DinB family protein has product MDALQFFLREHALVHLPEVADGEGGMSLEVFAVRGLSDEQLRIRPHGFNSIAWLLWHITRIEDVTVSVVLAGRPQVLFEGGFYPRLNVAERDVGTGMTPDEVGEFSDAVDLSGLRQYRTAVGRRTRETVGGLAPEALDGVVDPLRVDQAASGGAFRPNATRLVDLWKGKSRAWLLYWAVVGHSNFHLGHARWVRKLVHRSER; this is encoded by the coding sequence ATGGACGCGCTGCAGTTCTTTCTGCGGGAACACGCGCTCGTACATCTGCCGGAGGTGGCGGATGGCGAGGGCGGGATGTCCCTCGAGGTGTTCGCGGTGCGAGGGTTGAGCGATGAGCAGCTTCGGATCAGGCCGCACGGGTTCAACTCGATTGCCTGGCTGCTCTGGCACATCACCCGGATCGAAGACGTGACCGTCAGTGTCGTCCTGGCAGGCCGCCCGCAGGTGCTGTTCGAGGGCGGCTTCTACCCGCGTCTCAACGTGGCCGAGCGGGACGTCGGCACCGGGATGACTCCTGACGAGGTCGGTGAGTTCAGCGACGCAGTGGACCTGTCCGGTCTCCGTCAGTACCGCACCGCGGTCGGCCGGCGGACGCGGGAGACCGTGGGGGGCCTCGCGCCCGAGGCGCTGGACGGCGTCGTGGACCCCCTCAGGGTGGACCAGGCCGCCTCCGGGGGCGCTTTCAGGCCGAACGCAACCAGGCTGGTTGATCTGTGGAAAGGGAAGTCCAGGGCGTGGCTCCTCTACTGGGCGGTCGTCGGGCACAGCAACTTCCACCTGGGCCACGCCAGGTGGGTGAGGAAGCTCGTGCACAGGAGCGAGAGATGA
- a CDS encoding MBL fold metallo-hydrolase — protein MKIVRLALLLAMITVLMASPTATTQEAPVGIRYFGQSFFLITSGALRIAIDPFGDIGYPFPPVEGDVVLVTHEHRDHNNVGLVGGARRILRGLTEGGRDWVKIYERIEGTLFYTVPSFHDDVFGAARGLNAIFVIETGGFRVAHLGDLGQPFLSEGVLRAIGRVDILMIPVGGAPFTIGAREATHVVEQIRPRIVIPMHYRTAVRPDWPGTDERPFLEGKPNVRRLGSNMLTVAHDQLPATTQIVVMNWR, from the coding sequence GTGAAGATCGTGCGCTTGGCACTGCTCCTTGCAATGATCACCGTGCTGATGGCGTCTCCGACCGCGACGACGCAGGAAGCACCGGTTGGGATCCGGTACTTCGGGCAATCGTTCTTCCTGATCACATCCGGAGCTCTGCGCATCGCGATTGACCCCTTCGGCGACATCGGATATCCCTTTCCCCCGGTTGAAGGCGACGTGGTGCTGGTCACGCACGAGCACCGGGATCACAACAATGTCGGCCTGGTAGGCGGCGCGCGCAGGATCCTGCGCGGGCTCACCGAGGGTGGGCGGGACTGGGTTAAGATCTACGAACGCATCGAAGGGACGCTCTTCTACACCGTGCCCTCGTTCCACGACGACGTGTTCGGGGCTGCCCGTGGCCTGAACGCGATCTTCGTTATCGAGACGGGTGGCTTCCGAGTCGCACACCTCGGCGATCTTGGGCAGCCTTTCCTGAGCGAAGGGGTGCTGCGCGCGATAGGGCGGGTGGACATCCTGATGATTCCGGTCGGGGGGGCGCCGTTCACGATCGGAGCGCGCGAGGCCACACACGTCGTGGAGCAGATCAGGCCCAGGATTGTCATCCCGATGCACTACAGGACCGCGGTCAGGCCCGACTGGCCCGGGACGGATGAGCGGCCGTTCCTGGAAGGGAAACCGAACGTCCGGCGGCTGGGTAGTAACATGCTGACCGTCGCGCACGACCAGCTTCCGGCCACGACGCAGATCGTGGTAATGAACTGGCGCTAG
- a CDS encoding 4Fe-4S dicluster domain-containing protein, with protein sequence MAQKKAGAIRIDEAWCKRCDICIAFCPRDVLAAGDGGIPRVVNLPACTLCMLCVLRCPDFAVEVIEDKEVA encoded by the coding sequence ATGGCGCAGAAGAAGGCGGGCGCGATCAGGATTGACGAGGCCTGGTGCAAGCGGTGTGATATCTGCATCGCGTTCTGCCCGCGGGACGTCCTGGCGGCAGGTGACGGCGGGATTCCCCGGGTCGTCAATCTCCCGGCGTGCACGCTCTGCATGCTCTGCGTGTTGCGGTGCCCCGACTTCGCGGTCGAGGTCATCGAGGACAAGGAGGTCGCATAA
- a CDS encoding 2-oxoacid:acceptor oxidoreductase subunit alpha, which yields MSQPRLMQGNEACVEGALEAGLQFFAGYPITPSTEIAELLADRLPRVGGFFIQMEDEIASMAAVIGASLAGMRAMTATSGPGFSLKQENLGYAAITETPCVVVNVQRVGPSTGMPTSPAQGDVMQARWGTHGDHPVVVLTPSSVLETYTLTAKAFAIADELRVPVILLTDEITGHMRERVLLPDPGTIPRSRRPRAGQAPPDIPPMEHFGEGRRVMVTGLYHDSTGFWTESREEADRLVRRLAGKVESRREQLTMVDRWHLDDAQVVVVAYGCVARSAQRAVHLARERGHRVGMLRLSCLWPFPRHEIEAIAERVDRIVVPEMNLGQMVGEVERAACGRCKVIGYNRVDTELIRPEELLPVLEGV from the coding sequence ATGTCGCAGCCGCGACTCATGCAGGGTAACGAAGCCTGCGTGGAAGGGGCACTGGAGGCGGGGCTGCAGTTCTTCGCCGGGTATCCGATCACGCCGTCCACCGAGATCGCCGAGTTGCTGGCCGACCGACTGCCCCGGGTCGGAGGCTTCTTCATCCAGATGGAGGACGAGATCGCGAGCATGGCCGCGGTGATCGGCGCGTCGCTGGCAGGGATGCGGGCGATGACGGCCACTTCGGGGCCCGGCTTTTCGCTCAAGCAGGAGAACCTGGGCTACGCGGCCATCACCGAAACGCCCTGCGTGGTGGTGAACGTCCAGCGGGTGGGTCCCTCCACCGGGATGCCGACCTCACCGGCGCAGGGCGACGTGATGCAGGCCCGTTGGGGAACCCACGGCGACCACCCCGTGGTGGTGCTTACACCCTCGTCCGTCCTGGAAACGTACACGCTCACCGCGAAGGCCTTCGCGATCGCCGACGAGCTGCGCGTACCTGTGATCCTGCTTACCGACGAGATCACAGGCCACATGCGTGAGCGGGTGTTGCTCCCCGATCCTGGGACCATTCCGAGATCCCGGCGCCCCCGGGCGGGCCAGGCGCCCCCGGACATCCCACCCATGGAGCACTTCGGGGAAGGTCGCAGGGTGATGGTTACCGGGCTGTACCACGATTCCACCGGCTTCTGGACCGAGAGTCGAGAGGAAGCCGACCGGCTGGTAAGGCGGCTGGCCGGCAAGGTGGAGAGCCGGCGGGAGCAGTTGACCATGGTTGACCGCTGGCATCTGGACGACGCGCAGGTCGTGGTGGTGGCTTACGGATGCGTGGCCCGTTCGGCCCAACGGGCAGTGCACCTGGCCCGCGAGCGGGGCCACCGCGTGGGCATGCTGCGTCTCTCATGCCTATGGCCCTTCCCCCGCCACGAGATCGAGGCGATCGCCGAACGGGTGGACCGCATCGTAGTCCCCGAGATGAACCTCGGCCAGATGGTGGGCGAGGTGGAACGGGCCGCCTGCGGCCGCTGCAAAGTGATCGGGTACAACCGCGTGGACACAGAACTCATCCGGCCCGAGGAACTGCTCCCTGTGCTGGAGGGGGTGTAG
- a CDS encoding 2-oxoacid:ferredoxin oxidoreductase subunit beta: MRFLRRENLPHIWCVGCGHGIVLGAVARAMEKAGVDQDRTVVVSGIGCSSRAVGYLSMDALHTTHGRALAFATGIKLARPDLRVVVLAGDGDLAAIGGNHLIHAARRNIGITTVCFNNGIYGMTSGQYSPLTPAGYRTTTSPFGHLERDFDLCRLVQAAGATYVARSTAYHVHQTITYITRALNHDGFSFVEVFSPCPTYFGRFNRMADPVKMMQWLHDGTVQAGQAARMTPEELRGRVVIGEFHRTQEVPEYARSYREMIARLAEGGDHGAG; this comes from the coding sequence ATGCGCTTCCTGCGCCGCGAGAACCTACCGCACATCTGGTGCGTAGGTTGCGGCCACGGGATCGTCCTGGGCGCGGTCGCCCGGGCCATGGAGAAGGCCGGCGTGGACCAAGACCGCACGGTGGTGGTCTCCGGCATCGGCTGCTCGTCCCGTGCGGTGGGATACCTGAGCATGGATGCCCTGCACACAACCCACGGCCGTGCCCTGGCTTTTGCCACCGGTATCAAGCTGGCCCGCCCCGACCTACGGGTGGTGGTGCTGGCCGGAGACGGCGATCTCGCCGCCATCGGCGGCAACCATCTGATCCACGCCGCCCGGCGCAACATCGGGATCACCACCGTGTGCTTCAACAACGGTATCTACGGTATGACGAGCGGCCAGTACTCGCCGCTGACTCCGGCGGGCTATCGCACGACCACCTCACCCTTCGGGCACCTCGAGCGCGACTTTGACCTGTGCCGTCTCGTGCAGGCCGCCGGGGCCACATACGTCGCCCGCAGCACGGCCTATCACGTGCACCAGACCATCACCTACATAACGCGCGCCCTGAACCACGACGGGTTCTCCTTCGTGGAGGTGTTCTCGCCGTGCCCGACCTACTTCGGGCGGTTCAACCGCATGGCCGATCCCGTCAAGATGATGCAGTGGCTGCACGATGGCACGGTGCAGGCAGGGCAGGCCGCCAGGATGACCCCGGAAGAACTACGAGGCCGCGTGGTCATCGGCGAGTTCCACCGGACCCAAGAGGTGCCCGAGTACGCCCGAT